The Euleptes europaea isolate rEulEur1 chromosome 7, rEulEur1.hap1, whole genome shotgun sequence genomic sequence TTCCTGTAGTAATGTATTCGTTGttcctctctctgcctgtctcttTCGAAGGACATCAATCAGAAACTGCAGGAAGACAACCAGGAGCTGCGAGACCTTTGCTGTTTCTTGGATGACGACCGGCAGAAAGGCAAAAAGGTTTCCCGAGAGTGGCAGAGGCTCGGCCGCTACAGCGCTGGCGTCATGCACAAAGAGGTTGCCTTGTATTTGCAGAAACTGAAGGAGCTGGAAGTGAGGCAAGAAGAAGTTGTGAAGGAGAACCTGGAGTTGAAGGAGCTTTGTGTCCTGCTGGACGAAGAGAAGGGGGGTGTCGTGGGGTGCCGGAACTCAATTGATAGCCAGGCCAGTCTCTGCCAGCTCAGTGCCACCAATACGTACATAAGGGATGTCGGGGATGGAAGCAGCACCTCCAGCACCGGAAGCACAGACAGTCCTGATCATCATAAGCACCATCCGAGCTCAAGTCCTGAGCACCTCCAAAAAACGAGGAGTGAAGGGAGCCCCGAGCATCAGAAGCACAGGAGCGCTAGTCCGGACCACCTCCATAAACCCCGGGGTTCCGGAAGCCCTGATCCCCAGAAGCATCTGAAAGGACCGAGCCCTGAGCATCACAAAACAATTGGCAAAGTCACCCCTGAACAGCAAAAGCACAGCTGTAGCAGTCCAGAAACCCTGCCCAAGCACATGGTGAGTGGTAGCCCCGAACATTTTCAGAAACATAGGCCCGGGAGCAGTCCAGAGCACCagaagcacagcagcagcagcccggaGCACCTTCAGAAGCACACTCTGAGCGGAAGCATGGAACATCTCCCCAAAGTGAGGGGCACCAGCCCTGAGCACCTCAAACAGCATTATGGGGGAAGCCCAGAGCATCACAAGCACTTGAGCGGAGGCAGCAGAGAAGGCACTTTAAGGAGGCAAGTCGCCGACGACCTGTCCCCCCATCACCGGAGCCTCTACAACGGGATGAATGGTGGGTCCTTCTGTAGGTTATCTTTGATAACGATGATGGTCTTAAAGGTAGTTGGCAATGCACTGTCTTGTTCGTGATGGCCACATTTGTGATGATGAAAAAATGCTGCTTTTACAAAGTGAAGCAGAAGTCATTGCTGTGGCCACAGTTGTCCCCATTTGATACTTTAGGGGGGTGATAAGCATAGATGAATTGGATGGGTATGCTGTGAACATGGACTGGCGTAACAGGCTGCATGATGGTTGTGTCTCATGAGGTTTATGTGTAAGTGTAGTGGAAACGAGGTATGGAAAGGGGGTATCCCTTGAGGATGAAGTTAACTTATGGTGTAGGCAAGAAAGATGCCAGGGACGGGTGAATGAAGGTCTCTCGCTCAATTCAGAGTAAAGCTTGCAGGGGTGGGATCTGTGCAGCCAGGGttgatctgctgctgctgctgctgctgtcttcaGGCTGAAGATTGCCTTGCAAGCTGCTCTTGGTTATTTGATAGATGCAtagtggaaaaaaaaacccaccctatACTGAAGGGAGAATGCACACTTACTGAATTTTTCCCTACTGGGTACAGTTATCAAAGGTGTTGGAAATTTCAGGGGCCTTTCTAAGGCCCAGACTATACAGTACATTTTGCCGTGGGTTGGGAAAGGATGGGGTATACCTGAAGCACCCTCCAAAGCCAGACAGCAGGTGTAAGAACTTGCTTTCTGAGTGCTGCAGGGCCTGATTTTGGATTTGGACGATGGCATGTGGCGAAGGAGAGGGAATTGGCTTCAGTTCCCCCCCAATTTTCCCAGTCTCTTATGGAGATTGAAACGGGACCTTTCAAGTCAAAAACCCtgacctgacttatggcaaaatGTATCATGTAGCTTGATCCTAATAATTTTTGGTGTCTTTTCTTAACTGACATGTTTAGCCTTTTTCTAACTGTCAGTTCTCCTCTAGTAAAATAAGGATAGGTCAGAAAAATTGGCAGGATAGATTCTCCATATGCAGGTTCTGTGATTCTTAGCAGCCATCAGTGGCTCCAGTGTGGAGGGGATTTCCTTAAGGAGGAACATCCAGTCAGGCTTGGCGGACTCATAAGCAACTTCCATTGCTTCTGTGGTGTATACTGAGTCATAAGAGTGATAGCTTACTAATGTTTTCCTGGCATCCTTAGAAAAGGAATCCCTGACTTCTAGCTTCTGGGATACAGTGTGACACGCTAGGCAGACATTTTAACAATTGTTCCTCGAATGTGTCATCAAGgaagaaagtaccatcaagtcgcagctgacttatggtgaccccggcaagtgagaagcagagctgatttgctgcctctttctcttcagagtcttctttggtggtctccttcCAAGCgttgaccttgcttagtttcctagatctgatgagagccATCTATATTACACTGCCTTCTCTCCCTTATTTATTCCTTGCCAGCAgcttaaaaaggatattgtagactGTAGCACAATGCAAGGGATTTAAGTCTGAATCTATTTTCCAAGACAGAAGCTGGTCTTAATGCATGGCTGATTGATTCTTTACCACAATGGTCATTCAGTGATTTATCAATCTTTGAGTacagcttaaaaaataaaataaaaaaggatctTCATGTTGAGTTTGTTTCTGTTGTGTAAGTAAGGACTTGATGCTAGGAGCCCAGCTGGTAGGAA encodes the following:
- the CCDC85A gene encoding coiled-coil domain-containing protein 85A encodes the protein MSKVAPAAGAGAAAGAASGGAAPAEDLSKVPDEELLKWTKEELVRGLRKAEAEKMSAMLDHSNLIREVNRRLQLHLGEIRGLKDINQKLQEDNQELRDLCCFLDDDRQKGKKVSREWQRLGRYSAGVMHKEVALYLQKLKELEVRQEEVVKENLELKELCVLLDEEKGGVVGCRNSIDSQASLCQLSATNTYIRDVGDGSSTSSTGSTDSPDHHKHHPSSSPEHLQKTRSEGSPEHQKHRSASPDHLHKPRGSGSPDPQKHLKGPSPEHHKTIGKVTPEQQKHSCSSPETLPKHMVSGSPEHFQKHRPGSSPEHQKHSSSSPEHLQKHTLSGSMEHLPKVRGTSPEHLKQHYGGSPEHHKHLSGGSREGTLRRQVADDLSPHHRSLYNGMNEPTLSYVRQLEARVRQLEEENRMLPQGPVRMPSGADGNFCSSRPPASFSDQASSPSQQPEVMVNALKVVWRKLGDAAGSCPGIRQHMSGNQYKGPM